One window of Halichondria panicea chromosome 7, odHalPani1.1, whole genome shotgun sequence genomic DNA carries:
- the LOC135338741 gene encoding protein mono-ADP-ribosyltransferase PARP8-like: MATQRRRSQEMEELIFLCATSVYTKLLECSEDTVAVLLEHPTNSSLNSHYTILTGADYPDGVVVCQEGGGIRSVSESAEWALKSLVSDWCRERQLTIPESFQLDCLQLNTQVSVASSEYTTDASDFDDDDFDSYDGYETEDTLHPLIEEDVIRVQQLFGRNSIETRIHAGIDEMDIFFNIDLNNFMDENIALAWGVKVREPLVIMLHVRTMSKYLNGVEPKVEVFQSPTSSKVDRKKVAIGNQLKKIIENFVASQWKNLSNADIEKNRVDLDTSASDVDLSSACAGLEKPGELGTLVTSPQFSRQDSLGAQMRSPEGSEESDPMACKKLPGLENGFLVQCLQYGLNRICTLNEFCVICDERHIIETGLIKPCVCTRELCVFAFQTLGVMADAAEAIATDGDVVDLLIAMANAAATNPRAKIIFDPFPSILNPDNPNELALNPKKQDFRLVCDVLKEVVNTRELMLAGRCQSTGVKEELDSHHRLAFPLMQWIIATCRAHIVLLPEDRRIKAIKTKYQFVLISSPPAKEAAFQAAKTKSGSTFAFHGSNIENWHSIMRKGLINASGTKLQLHGAAHGSGVYLSPSSNVSFGYMGNFSAITKPKPPGGRESLVGKVNLKCMALCEVVTSKNLNKSGDIWVCPNSDHVCTRFFFVFDKDQNHKDPVDTRQPKYREQIDHAMEHISKFRRVK, from the exons ATGGCTACACAAAGGAGGCGTTCTCAGGAGATGGAAGAACTCATCTTCCTCTGCGCTACTAGTGTCTACACAAAAC TGTTGGAATGCTCTGAGGACACTGTAGCGGTTCTATTGGAGCATCCCACAAACTC ATCGCTGAACAGCCATTACACAATACTCACTGGAGCAGACTACCCcg ATGGTGTCGTAGTTTGTCAGGAGGGAGGAGGCATACGCTCAGTGTCAGAATCAGCAGAGTGGGCACTGAAGTCGCTCGTGAGTG aTTGGTGCAGGGAGCGTCAGTTAACCATTCCCGAGAGCTTCCAACTAGACTGCCTACAGCTCAACACACAG GTATCCGTAGCTAGCTCTGAATACACTACCGATGCCAGTGACTTTGATGATGACGACTTTGACTCATATGAT GGTTACGAGACGGAGGacaccctccacccactcatagAGGAGGACGTTATCCGAGTTCAGCAGCTGTTTGGAAGAAACTCCATTGAGACAAG AATACATGCTGGAATTGATGAAATGGACATTTTCTTTAACATTGACCTCAATAACTTCATGGAT GAAAACATAGCTCTGGCATGGGGAGTCAAAGTAAGAGAGCCTCTGGTCATCATGCTGCACGTTAGGACCATGAGCAAGTACCTCAATGGAGTAG AGCCCAAGGTAGAGGTGTTCCAGTCACCCACTAGCTCCAAGGTAGATAGGAAGAAGGTTGCTATTGGAAACCAACTGAAAAA GATAATTGAAAACTTTGTTGCTTCGCAATGGAAGAATCTCTCAAATGCTGACATTGAAAAGAACAGGGTGGACT TGGATACGTCAGCGAGTGATGTCGATCTTTCCTCGGCCTGTGCTGGACTGGAGAAGCCAGGAGAACTAGGCACACTGGTGACAAG CCCTCAGTTCTCCCGCCAGGACTCGCTGGGTGCTCAGATGAGATCCCCTGAGGGGAGTGAAGAATCAGACCCCATG GCCTGCAAGAAGCTGCCTGGTTTAGAGAATGGATTTTTGGTTCAG TGCTTGCAGTATGGTCTCAACCGTATCTGCACTTTAAACGAATTTTGTGTTATCTGTGATGAGAGACACATCATTGAGACTGGTCTCATAAAG ccttgtgtgtgtacaagggagctgtgtgtgtttgcattcCAAACTCTCGGAGTTATGGCAGATGCCGCGGAGGCCATCGCCACTGACGGAGAT GTTGTAGATCTCCTGATAGCCATGGCCAATGCAGCTGCCACTAATCCGAGGGCTAAGATCATCTTCGACCCCTTTCCATCCATCCTTAATCCTGACAATCCCAACGAGTTAGCGCTCAACCCaaag AAGCAGGACTTCAGGCTGGTATGTGACGTGCTAAAGGAAGTGGTGAACACGAGAGAGTTGATGCTG GCTGGTCGGTGTCAGAGTACAGGTGTAAAGGAGGAGCTGGATTCACATCACAGACTGGCCTTCCCCCTCATGCAATG GATTATTGCCACTTGTAGAGCCCACATTGTCCTACTCCCTGAAGACAGG CGTATCAAAGCAATTAAAACCAAGTATCAGTTTGTACTCATCAGTAGCCCTCCTGCAAAGGAAGCAGCATTTCAAGCAGCCAAAACCAAGTCAGGCAGTACTTTCGCTTTTCA TGGTTCCAATATTGAGAACTGGCACTCCATCATGAGGAAGGGGCTTATCAATGCCTCAGGGACTAAACTACAG CTCCACGGTGCAGCTCATGGTAGCGGGGTCTACCTCAGTCCATCGTCTAATGTGTCCTTTGGCTATATGGGCAATTTCAGTGCAATTACAAAGCCCAAG CCTCCTGGTGGGAGAGAGAGCTTGGTAGGAAAGGTCAACCTCAAGTGCATGGCTCTTTGTGAAG TTGTGACATCCAAAAACCTAAATAAGTCTGGAGACATCTGGGTGTGCCCGAATTCTGACCATGTGTGTACACGGTTCTTCTTTGTGTTTGACAAAGATCAAAACCATAAGGATCCTGTGGACACAAGGCAACCAAAGTACAGGGAACAAATAGACCATGCCATGGAACATATTAGCAAATTTCGTCGGGTCAAATAG
- the LOC135338709 gene encoding selenide, water dikinase 3-like, with translation MASSPPEDKKRKIKRPLFNPVEHGLGERFKLTNYTRLKGUGCKVPQEELVKLLEGLSRPDGESIGVGLDCCVLPTRHKGIHLVQTTDFFYPLVEDPYMQGKIACANVLSDLYAMGVTDCDNMLMLLGLSEKLTNRERDIVTPLVIKGFNDLCTEAGSSCNGGQTVINPWFIIGGVATGVCLESEYIMPTQAQEGDVLVLTKPLGTQIAVNAIQWLDDPNSWEKIKDVITKEQVTEAYEAAMYSMAHLNRNGARLMHKYGAHGATDVTGFGILGHARNLASCQKGPVAFNIHTLPILDHMDGVATTMIDKGLNFKLRDGFSAETSGGLLVCLPKDKAVDFCRELKDLDGMPNWIIGDVVSGDRTADLSANLKVVDVDNSFCQ, from the exons ATGGCCTCTAGCCCCCCAGAAGACAAGAAGAGGAAAATAAAG CGACCATTGTTCAATCCTGTTGAGCATGGTCTAGGAGAGCGCTTCAAGCTCACCAACTACACCAGG TTGAAGGGATGAGGCTGCAAAGTCCCCCAGGAGGAG CTGGTGAAACTCCTGGAGG GACTTTCGCGGCCGGACGGGGAGAGTATAGGGGTGGGGCTGGATTGCTGTGTGCTGCCAACCAGACACAAGGGGATTCATCTGGTGCAGACCACTGACTT CTTCTATCCGCTGGTAGAAGATCCTTACATGCAG GGGAAGATAGCGTGTGCTAACGTGCTCAGTGACCTGTATGCCATGGGGGTGACTGACTGTGACAATATGCTCATGCTGCTGGGATTGAGTGAGAAGCTGACTAACAGAGAGAGGGATATTGTCACACCCCTTGTCATTAAGGGATTCAATG ACCTGTGCACTGAGGCTGGCAGTTCGTGCAATGGAGGACAGACAGTCATAAACCCCTGGTTCATCATTGGGGGCGTCGCTACGGGTGTGTGCCTCGAGTCAGAGTACATAAT GCCCACGCAGGCTCAAGAAGGTGATGTATTGGTGCTCACCAAACCACTGGGCACTCAGATAGCCGTCAATGCCATCCAATGGTTGGACGAT CCAAACTCTTGGGAAAAGATAAAAGATGTGATCACTAAAGAGCAAG TCACTGAAGCATATGAGGCCGCTATGTACTCTATGGCTCATCTGAATAGGAACGGAGCAAGACTCATGCACAAATATG GTGCTCATGGTGCTACTGATGTCACTGGATTTGGCATCCTTGGTCATGCCAGAAACTTAGCCAGTTGTCAAAAAGGTCCTGTAGCCTTCAACATACACACTCTACCAA TTTTGGATCACATGGACGGAGTGGCCACCACTATGATTGATAAAGGCCTCAACTTCAAGCTTAGAGACGGCTTCTCAGCCGAAACATCAG GCGGCTTGCTCGTGTGTCTTCCCAAGGACAAGGCTGTTGATTTCTGTCGTGAGCTAAAG GATCTTGATGGAATGCCGAATTGGATAATCGGAGATGTTGTTTcag GTGATCGTACTGCTGACCTCAGCGCTAACCTAAAGGTTGTCGACGTCGATAACAGCTTCTGTCAATAA
- the LOC135338711 gene encoding cytochrome c oxidase subunit 5A, mitochondrial-like produces the protein MSALRLAWRIAPRVTALRVACTARAAPVATQWRGYGSKGPQETDEEFDARWEKYFNQEDIDSWDLRRGLNELYGHDLVPDPKIVRAMLKAARRLDDVSMAIRILESVKSKAAGDNAVYSHVMDAVKPTLVELGLNTPEELGIA, from the exons ATGAGTGCTTTAAGACTGGCTTGGAGAATTGCCCCTAGAGTGACAGCTCTGAGAGTGGCCTGTACAGCTAGAGCGGCACCAGTGGCAA CCCAGTGGCGAGGGTATGGCTCCAAAGGACCCCAGGAGACAGACGAGGAGTTTGATGCCAGGTGGGAGAAGTACTTCAACCAAGAGGACATAGACTCATGGGATCTACGCAGAGGACTCAACGAACTCTACGGTCATGATCTCGTCCCAGACCCAAAGATAGTGAGGGCTATGTTGAAGGCGGCTCGTCGACTGGATGATGTTTCCATGGCAATTCGTATATTGGAATCCGTCAAGTCTAAAGCTGCCGGCGATAATGCTGTGTACTCACATGTGATGGATGCAGTCAAACCCACCTTGGTGGAGCTGGGGCTTAACACTCCAGAAGAGCTTGGAATAGCCTA G